One window from the genome of Spiractinospora alimapuensis encodes:
- a CDS encoding sirohydrochlorin chelatase has product MDALNELANAAAARNEVEVIPAFDGDAAALIEELERSVIAVPAFLAGEDTASAHQFATLDLDNRFDSFAVEPLGAAPSIVAHLVRRLESAGWRRGEAVVLAVDGVTDAEERTEVELAARMLRRHAEAPVQVGYVRASDPSALDAVERMRRDGRDRVAVAPWRLVGGTDHALLREVGATAVADPLWPADFVVEALLAQHRAAATRLRA; this is encoded by the coding sequence ATGGACGCGTTGAACGAATTGGCGAACGCGGCCGCCGCGCGCAATGAGGTCGAGGTCATACCGGCGTTCGACGGCGACGCGGCCGCGCTCATCGAGGAACTGGAGCGCTCCGTCATCGCGGTTCCGGCGTTCCTGGCCGGCGAGGACACCGCGAGCGCACACCAGTTCGCCACGCTCGACCTGGACAACCGATTCGACTCCTTCGCGGTCGAGCCGCTCGGCGCGGCCCCGTCGATCGTCGCGCACCTGGTGCGCCGACTGGAGTCCGCCGGATGGCGCAGGGGAGAGGCCGTGGTGCTCGCGGTCGACGGTGTCACCGACGCCGAGGAACGGACCGAGGTCGAGCTCGCCGCACGCATGCTGCGCCGCCATGCCGAGGCCCCGGTGCAGGTCGGTTACGTGCGCGCCTCGGATCCGTCGGCCTTGGACGCGGTGGAGCGGATGCGGCGGGACGGCAGGGACCGCGTCGCCGTCGCCCCGTGGCGTCTGGTCGGCGGCACCGACCACGCACTCCTGCGTGAGGTCGGGGCGACGGCCGTCGCCGATCCGCTGTGGCCCGCGGACTTCGTCGTGGAGGCGCTGCTCGCCCAGCACCGCGCGGCGGCCACCCGGCTGCGCGCGTAA
- a CDS encoding aminoglycoside phosphotransferase family protein, which produces MEWVTVGSVDEDHLSLLVERFGVGARHWASGLPQRLTAVAERWKITYTGVRRGGRTSAVYGCQRADGTACMLKVGPDAGLIAAEARMLRLWEESRRVPRVLEVDPSAGVLLQEAIEPGDTVFERGVVPDMGEVGDLLSELHEVRMTDRQIAQLRSLIGRIHFFYDHWEQRRAEGPAADRISLALLHRGFGRARALADSQETLVPLHGDLYPNHVLYGGPNRGLVAIDPQGCLGDPAFDAVDWALWKAESRDEVDRRVRVLAPRIGTTEERLLDVCTAMAPLLAVARCTYGDATEAHVRTLLELADVETCDY; this is translated from the coding sequence ATGGAGTGGGTCACAGTGGGTTCGGTGGACGAAGATCATCTCTCGTTGTTAGTGGAACGGTTCGGGGTCGGGGCCCGACATTGGGCGTCGGGACTCCCGCAGCGCCTTACCGCCGTGGCGGAACGCTGGAAGATCACCTATACCGGTGTCCGACGCGGCGGTCGGACCTCCGCGGTCTACGGGTGCCAGCGGGCCGACGGTACGGCGTGCATGCTCAAGGTCGGTCCCGACGCCGGCCTGATCGCCGCGGAGGCACGCATGTTGCGCCTCTGGGAGGAGTCCAGGCGGGTACCCCGCGTCCTGGAGGTTGACCCGTCCGCCGGTGTCCTGCTGCAGGAGGCCATAGAGCCGGGCGACACCGTCTTCGAGCGTGGTGTGGTCCCGGACATGGGCGAGGTCGGCGACCTGCTCAGTGAACTGCACGAAGTGCGCATGACCGACCGACAGATCGCCCAGTTGCGGTCGCTGATCGGGCGGATCCACTTCTTCTACGATCACTGGGAGCAGCGCCGGGCGGAGGGCCCCGCCGCCGACCGGATCTCCCTGGCGCTCCTCCACCGCGGCTTCGGACGCGCCCGCGCTCTCGCGGACTCGCAGGAGACCCTGGTCCCCCTGCACGGAGATCTGTACCCCAACCACGTTCTGTACGGCGGTCCGAACCGGGGACTCGTGGCCATCGACCCCCAGGGATGCCTCGGCGACCCCGCCTTCGACGCGGTCGACTGGGCGCTGTGGAAGGCGGAGAGCCGCGACGAGGTCGACCGTCGGGTGCGCGTCCTGGCGCCGCGGATCGGCACCACCGAGGAGCGGCTGCTGGACGTCTGCACCGCCATGGCGCCGCTGCTCGCCGTGGCGCGGTGCACCTACGGCGACGCGACCGAGGCGCACGTCCGGACACTGCTCGAGCTGGCCGACGTGGAGACCTGTGACTACTGA